The nucleotide sequence gagtttacccaaacccaggtccatcaagtccgtgatgccatccaaccatctcatcctctgttgtccctttctccttttgccctcaatctttcccagaatcagggttttttcaaatgagccagctcttcgcatgaggtggccaaagtattggagtttcagcttcaacatctgtccttccaatgaacacccaggactgatcttctttgggatgtactggttggatctccttgcagtccaagggactctcaagagtcttttccaacaccacagttcaaaagcatcaattcttctgcgctcagctttctttatagtccaactctcacatccatatatgaccactggaaaaaccatagccttgttgggaacacagagttttagccacctgggaagtacgtCCTTTTCCAAATTCTTGATGCCTTGTGGTATGCTGTGTTTTAAAgtactgtcttaaaaaaaataaataaagtaatgtCTTGTGTGtgccttttcattttaagatGGTGGTCCACAGTGTTTATGGCAGCAGAGATGGGTTTCATGGAAGGCAATTATTCCATAGACTCGGGCTGGGGCGGAGATGATTCAGTGAAGCTGGCGATGGGGAGAGGCACATGAAACTTCGCTCTCTCAACTGCTGCTTCCCACCTGCTCTGCTGCCTGGCTCCTAACAGACCACAGACGGGAGCAGTCTGGTGGTGGGGGACCCCTGTTTTAAGACAGTACTTATTGGCTTGCTGTTATGAAAGTTGAGGACGAGTATTTGGACAGTATCCACCAACTCGGCCTTTTCTCCCTCCTATTTTTCCAATATGGTGATACCAAAAACTCTGACTGAATCAGTACTTAGCGTTTATGCTATTATGACAACAGACAAAGCAATGAATTATGATTACGTTTCCTCTCTCCTACAACTTTGTATCTTTCTAGAGCAATATTTGCCtcttttttcatgatttttctgTACTGTAAGCACTCACGGTTCCCAACCATGCCATCtaatgtgtaaaaaaaaagacaaatagcacACATACCATGAATGCTATTTTTTCATTTGGTGAAATTCATCAGATTTCCTGTCAGTTCTAGTCTTTGGAGAAAGGCATGCTGGATGTCCTGTCTTCCACTTTGGGCCGATCACTCTCTGAGGTCTGCTGCGCAGCTGTCTTTCTGGGGTTCTTTTTACCTCTGTCTTATGTTAGAGCCCAACTGTTTCTCTCTTGTTtactcttccccaccccactcaGGATTACTTTCTCCAGTAGTTTCCCCAGAAAGGATAAATGAAAGGTAAATTTTTTGATATATTGCATATCTGACCATTAGATATCAGACCATTTGGTTGTGTGTAGAATTCTATGGTTGTCATGGAAAATCTGATACAATTTGCTTCCTGACCATTTGGATGTAGATCACTTACATTTTTCTCTGTAGGCACCTGAGATCTTTTTATTCCCAGTGTTCTGAAATTTTACCAAAATGAACATTATAGGGGTAACCCCCTCATATGCCCTTACTCTGTATATTACTATGAAATataatatgtacatttatatattactATGAAAACCATATTGTATTAATTTGTGCTTTTCTAAATGATCAAAATATACCATTCTAAGCTTATCAGTGGACAATTCTTCTAATTTCATTATCCTTCATGGAAGAAAAGTCAACAGATTTAATTCCTCCATCCCTGTAGAGTAGGAAATAATGATCATGCAATCACTGAAGACTTACTATGCATCAAGGACTGTTCTAGATATAGTTATATATGTATTAGCTCATGTTAATTCCCAATAAAACCCTTTGAGAGAAGTGTTATTATAACTcattttttaatagctttattaGGATATATGATCCATAAAATGTGCCAATTTAAAGTGGCTAGTACAATGGCTATTAGCATATTTAGAGTTTTGCTGTGAGGACATTAatctcattttagaaaattttatcatGTTCAAAAGAAGCCTTGTACACAGCAGCAATCACTCTCCCATTTCCCTGGCTGTCCCTGACCTTTGGTCCTCGGCAACCAGTTATCTACTTTCTGATTGCCATTCCAGGCAtcttataaatgatatcatacattATATGGTCTtttgagactggcttctttcccttagcgtaatgttttcaaggttcatctgctACTGAGGCCAAGTTCATACTGCTTGCTGCACAACAGGTCAATAAATTGAGAGACaagttgttggggcaaggaaaagtgattttattcagaaagccagcagacccaGAAGATGGTGGAATCCTGTCCCAAAGAAGAATCTTACCCTAGTTAGAACTCGGGCTTCTTTTACACTAGAAGGAGGAGATGTGGCTCGTCATTGCAAACCTTTTGGTgctggaatcctttgttcttgcagctgtccacagAGGTCTGGTCACAGTGTTCCTATAAACATCCAGtaagacaatttttattttctgttctgcagggatttttttttttctttatatatgaaTGGAAAGGtattaaaggtcagagccttgagaatgggctgtCCTATAAATGTCAGGCTATAGGCAATATTCATTTATAAAGGTGCAgagccagcatgactaagcacaggcaacagagcTCAAAGATTAGAGCTAAAGAAACAGATTCAGTATGGAGTTaggtttgttttctctgttatgCATTCATGTCagtacttccttcctttttatgactgtATTATACTCTGTTGTGTGGataaaccacattttgtttattcattcattcatttactcattcagttGAAGGACATTGTGTTGTTTCCACGTCTGGCTATTATGAGTAATGCTACTACAAACATTTGTACAccagtctttgtgtggacatatgttttttatttctcttgggtaagtATATATAGGTGTAGAATTGCTAATAACTCTATATTTAACATTTGAGAAACTCCCAAACCGTGAGGTCAGGAATAAaccccccattttacagatgaggaagcagcaGGCACCCAGTGCTCACCAGCTTGTCCACGGCTCTACAGCTTGTCAGTGGTGTAGTCCAGAATTGGAACTCAGGCTCTTGGTCTCCAGAGCCAGCTCCTATCTCCTTGTTATCAGAGTTAGAGTCAAAATTCTTGAGTCTAGCTCCAGGTCAGCTGCTAATGCTTGTCTCTCTGAGCTCTGTTTGCCTTATCTGTAAAAATACAGGTTGGGACTGCATTGTCTTAAAGGTCTCTCTAGCTTTAACTTGCTGTCAGTTTAAGATTGTACAGTTCCCATGATCTTCTCCAAGCAGGCCTCGGTCCCAGGTGTAGGTATGCACTGGGCATTGTGTATCAGCTGAAAACAGTGTCCTCAGGGCCTTCCCTGCATCCCCAGGGAGCACGCCAGCGCCGTGGAGCTGTAAGAAGCTTTGTTGATCGTCTTTATTATCTAGAAATAAGAAGCAGGGGCAGAACCCTCAGGAGTCCCTCATCCTCCTGATGAAAGAACACAAACAGCCTCATTAGTCACCTGCCAAGGCCCTGTATCCAGAAGTCCCCAAAGTCCCCTTGGTTTTTTCCAGCTGCAGGTGATGGACTTAGCACAGTAGCTCAGAGCCATGTTTGGGCCTGTCTGGGGACCCAGGCATCTCTTGTCCTCGATGGTTCCCATGGCTACCAGCCAAGTATCCGTGGAGGGAATAGGTCCTTGGTGTCAGGAGAGAAATGGTTCTTCTACTTTAAGCCCCGTCCCATTTTGCCCTCCTGTCTCACAGTCACAATCACTGCTGCACAGAACACACACTGTTGTGTTGGACTCCCTGTTTTCCTGTGTGTCTTGATGGAATTTTGTCCTGTTACATATTGTGTGAAGTAGGGCATCCTCTGTTGGACTTAGACCTTCCCTGATTAAAGTGAAATTTCTCTTCAAATGGCATACATGTGTTGTGAAGAGATTTTATCTGATGTAGCAAATTGAGTTTTGGTCTCAGATCAGAGAACATAAAGTATAGAAGggactcatttcctttttttctttcctttaaaattttttttttttaaattttgctgtgctgggtcttagttgtggcagatGAAATCTTtaatcttccttgcagcatgtgagatctttagttgtggcatgcgagctctttagttgaggcatctgggagctagttccctgaccagggtttgaacctgggccgCCTGCACTgagagtgcagtcttagccactggactgccagggatgtcctAGGGACCCATTTTCAATGCTTGATCCTTTTCACATCACTAGTAACTCTTCAGCTTTTGCACAAATaccttcaggatggggaactcatTTGTTATTTCCATGAGCAAACTAAAAGAAAAGTTTGGAAAAAGTATTTCTTGCCTCTTGAATTATGTTCTCTAAAGTGGTCTGAGTCACGCATTCAGCTCCACAAGCATTTGTTGAATATCATTCAAGATCCAGGCACTGAGCTTCGTGAACAGTGTAGAAAGAGAACACCCAATGTCTGAAGAGGTACAAGCAGCTGTTAGTAAACATGCACAATGTCACTGTGCTTCACAGAACTGCAGTTTCCTCGTTGTCTTACTTACACAAAAGGTTTCATTTATAAGAATTTACCTCCAAATACATGAACAAAAAAACATAGTGATGTGGACGTGTTGAATGTTTCCACTCCAGATTTCTTCCTGTCCATAAATACTGGGGTAGATAGgtaggtttagttgctcagttgggtccgactcttgtgaccccatggactgtaccctgccagattcttctgtccatgggatttcccaggcaaaaataccggagttgggttgctatttccttctccaaggcatcttcctgacttggggatcaaacttgggtcatTGATAATAATGTATATGGGGTATTCTTCTAGATCCCCCAGATTGTTGCTGCTTGGCTATGAATTAGGATGATACTGCTTCCTTGGGAGAGTGTTTTGAAAATGTGAGAACACTgaactttctcttaaaaaaaaaaattatttttggccacGTCCGGTCTTAGTCGCAGCAGGCAGGCTCGGTGGTTGGGGTGCGTGGGCTCTCTAGTCGAGACACGGAGTTTCAGTTGATgcaaagcttgtgggatcttagttcccgaaccagggatcgaacccatgtcctgtgCATCGGCAGGTGCGCTAGACCAGCGGGGAAGTCCCAGGGATTGTTTCTTGTTCCAGTGGGATTGGGTGGGGCCACAAGACTGGTTCTGGCATCAAACTAGGAGTAGGATTCTTGCAAGGTTGGCTTTGTCGGGTGAGACCAGAGCAGCCTTTAGTCTGGAAataattgtttcctgatctggaGTACCTGCCTGATGCCTGTGAATTAGGAAGTTTTCCACTCTGTATAGCAAGAGTGTGAAGCATCCCTGGCTTCGGGTGAGCTTCGAGGATTATCTCGTTTGGGTGGGGAGGGGtatttccttccccagcctcAGGAAACGCCTCACGTTTAAGTGCTCATCAGTGCTTCGCCGAGGATGCACAGGGGCCCCTCTGCAGACCTGGAATGCTTGCGTGCACTCAAGCGCTGTGATGGctgctccttccctttctttgggcCCTCCTGGACTCCCGGCACTGTTGCTCCACCTCTTCCTTCTGGAAATTCTCTCTCGATATCAAACCAGTGCAATTGTGGAGCTCACCTGTCTCCTCCTCTCTTAGGGATCACCTGCTTGACCTCCAGAAGCTGAATACTATGGTTTTCCGTGTTTTAGCTCTTTATTGTTTCAGGTGAGAGGGTAAATATGAACCCTTTTACTTCCTGTTGGCCAGGAGTGAAACTATATAAAGACAACCCTAAAGGGTTTAAAGGCAACCTCCACAACCAAGCTAGTATTCTGGCTCTGTCTTCAacaactgaaactgaaactcttaaATCAGTCAGGAGAAAGTCGTGATGCATGGCCAGCAGGTGGtgtttggttatatatatatctcagttTTTACAAGGCTAGTATTAAACGCCAAATATATGCAACAAGTATTTACCGGGCACCCACCATGTTCCAGGTACTGTTCTGTGTGCCTATGAGCAGTGGACGAGATACTGCCTTGTCTTCCAAAATGtaacacacacccacacttttttgcaaaagaaaacacaaggataagtcagaaacaaatgaaatggaTTAGCCAGGGAAAAAGAGGAAACGGGGATGAGAGGGGAAGGCCATCTAGTTGTACACACACCTCTGTTTCACATAGTTTACATAGTTTTTACTTTCGGAACTgagttttcacatttaaaaaatacataggacAGGAAATACCTTAAACTGAATTTAGTTCCCCCCAATTAGCTTTATACtaaatagaaggcaatggcaccccactccagtactcttgcctggaaaatcccatggatggaggagcctggtgggctgtagtccatggggttgctaagagtcgggcacgactgagcgacttcactttcatgcactggagaaggcaatggcaccccactccagtactcttgcctggagaatcccagggatggggagcctggtgggctgccgtctatagggttgcgcagagttggacacgactgaagcgacttagcagcagcaaatagacAACCATACAGGGAAAAACTTGATGTAAGGAACTTTTGAAGCTAGCACTCTGTGAATACGCTGTTAATGTAAAGAACTTAAGAAATCTACTCAGCAGGTTTATTTACCAAGTAATCTGTTAAGCATCATTTAGGGTGAGGCACTGAGAACCAATGACAACGTATGTAGCTTTCTTGTCCCATGTGGGTCACCTCCATCTAATTACAAGGAAACATCCTGTCCAGCCCAAATAGAGGGGCATGTTGAAAACCTGGCTAATACTATTAAAAAGGTCAACTTCACAAATGACAAAGGCGGAGAGATTGTTCAGATCTGGGGGAAAATGTTATGAAGGACAGTACCGGGGCGAGTTGGTAAAATCTGAAGTGTTATGTATTAGGTAACAGTAATGTATCATGTTAAATTTCCTGAATTTGATCACTGTGCTGTGGTTATGTAAAAGAACATCACTGTCCTAGGAGACACTTTGTgtgtgaagaaagggaaaagcaaataaaaaatgttaacaatgggAGAGTCTAGGTATTTTCCTGGATGActgaaatgttttcaaaatgagttaaaattaagagctacaattttttttttaaataataaaattagtacCTAGTATACTTTCTggcaaaaagaaaacctaaatgcTTGATCCTTGAGTGCACACCTTAAGCATTtctctcactgctgggcatacacactgaggaaacaagaagggaaagagagagacacgtgtaccccaatgttcattgcagcactgtttataatagccaggacatggaagcaacctagatgcccatcagcagatgaatggataagaaagctgtggtacatatacacaatggagtattactcagccattaaaaagaatacatttgaatcagttctaatgagatggatgaaactggaacctattatacagagtgaagtaagccagaaagaaaaacaccaatacagtatactaacgcatatatatggaatttagaaagatggtaacaataaccctgtgtacgagacagcaaaagagacactgatgtatagatcagtcttatggactctgtgggagagggagaaggtggggagatttgggagaacggcattgaaacatgtataatatcatgtatgaaacgagtcgccagtccaggttcgatgcacgatactggatgcttggggctggtgcactgggacgacccagagggagggtatggggagggaggagggaggagggttcaggatggggaacacaggtatacctgtggcggattcatttcgatatttggcaaaactaatacaatattgtaaagtttaaaaataaaatttaagaaaaaaatgcacagaagcttataatcacatttattagaaaaatattaccACTTAGAAGTTCCTGTCTTTAAAGGTTGAAGATCTGCTCCAGGCACCATCTGCTCTGTTTTCGTCAAACTCCCTCAACAAGGCAGGAATCCTGGTTCTCTGGATGCGCACAGGTCAGGGGTTGGCCAGGCTCCACCACAAACCCAACCCGAGGCACCACAGCAAGTCCCAAGGCAGCGCTGAGGAAGTCAGGCCCTTTCTCTGTGTCCAGGGGGTTGTGGGGCTGGCACACTGGGGAACCTGAGACCGGGTCTCCTGGCAGCCGTCCAGCTTGCCCGTCGAGCTTATGCTTCACCTTTTCTTCACAAACTTCTTTCTGGAAGCATTGGGATTTAACCGTCTCCTCCCGGCTCCCAGGGTGCTGTCTCGGACCTGCAGGGTGGCTGAGCGGCTGGAGATGTCATTCTCTGCAAAGGGAGACACCCCAGCTACGTAGTCAGGGGCAAACACGTCGGTTTTCTGCCTGGCCTTTCGGGAAAGTCGCAGCTGAGGGAAGCGCTGATCCTCGGTCAGGTGGGGGTTGATGGCATACTTGCCCCCtttgggagtggggagagagtACTGCAAACAAGAAGGGGAAAGGCCATTAGAAGGACCGGGATTCGTATTCATGCACACCAGATCCTGAAAGCTCAGCTGACAACTCTGCATGTGGGCTGACAACCCCAGTGGAGTCTATCACCACTGCCTGCTGTGCACTAAGCCCCTGACTTGATCTTCCCACTTGAGCCTCACCTCACCTCACAGATGCAAAACCCAAAGCCGTATGCTGACTACATACTCTCAGATAAAGACAGAAAGACTGCAGACTTCCGACTATGTTTCTCTACTTGTTAATTACAAATAATAACCTTATGGGAAATTTGATCATCTTGGTTTTGGTTAATTATATTGGCATTACATAAGAAACTGCCTTAACTAAGTGATCAAAGTTATTACTAGCAGTAAACTGGACAACTAGTTATCATTTCCCCCCTGACAGgatgcactgggaagacccagcaTCACTTCCGGGTGCTCCTGCCAACACTGCACAGCCTGAACCTAAGCAGGAGGGAACACCAGGCAAACCCAATCAGCGATGTTAGGGAACTGCTCTGGACTCTTTAAAACCATTGAAAAGTGTCAAGGTGTGAAAGACAACAGACTTGACAAACTACTTCAGTTTTAAAGACAGATGACAAACACAACGTGTGAGCCTaaccctttcttcttttgccaCAAAGGAAATCCGTGTCAAACTTTGAATACGACCCATAGACAGGAGAACTGCAGGCTAGGTCACTGAGTtgcacctgactctttgtgaccccacggactgtagcccaccaggctcctctgtccatgggattctccaggcaagaatactggagtgggttgccgcttcccactccaggggatcttcccaacccagggatcgagcctgtatctcttaacatctcctgcactggcaggcagattcttgaccacttgcaccatctgggaagccagatAGTAGTGCTGAAGTAACGTTAACGTCTTGGTTTTATTAACTGTACAGTGGGCGTGAAAGCCAAAGTTCCCCATTCAGGAAACACACAGCAAAGTATCTAGAGGCCAAAGGGCAGCAGGTAGCGTTTACTCTCAGATGGCTtttaggggaaaagaaaaaatatatataaatgacagAGCAAATGTAGTAAACGATTAAATTGGGAAATTAAATGGgaatttgtactattttttggcaacttttctataaatctaaaattatttcagaatagaaaatttaaaaatgaacaacccTTCTCACATTAGTGGCATCTGCCTAGGAATACCTGCTGGCCTCTCAATGCTTCTCTCCTGATTCCTCAAGACAAATCCATTCGGCTGTGTGTCCAGGCAGAACTCTTGTGCAGAGCACTTCACACCCCTTCCCTTGTGGTTCTTGGAGCTTCTGGAAATTCTGCCCATCCTCAAACTCCCGCACACATCCAACCTCCACCACCCTACAAACaacctctctgtgaccccacatgTAATTTATTGTGTGGAATTACTGGTGATTTCTTCTTAGACTGCAAACTCCTCAAAAAGCTCATGGGGAGGCTGAATTGTGAGCCTTCCCCATCTGGATCACAGGCTTTCACGAACTATCTTGTAGAAATCATGAGGCTTTGTTCTTCTCTCTGATCATTTGCTCCTGATGCTAAGAGGTCTAGCTTCCCCAACCCTGGGCCCTGCCATCAGGGGAGGGGAAGCCGTTCCACTCACCCTCAGGCCGCGAGGATTTAGCACCTTCGGGTTGCGGGAGAAGTGCATGTGCAGGGTCCCGTCATCGCTGACGGTCACAGACACCTTCTTCAGCGTCTTGTTTCCACAGTGTGCACAGAACACTCGGCTCATGTCAGACGTTGTCCTATAGACACAAAGGAGCCTCACTACACTGGAGCCTCAGGCAGCAAACCCAGTCCCCGGGGTGCACGGCGAGTCTCGGGcctcggaggaggaggaggcggcccGAGAAGTGGAAGGGGACAGGCTGAACTGCACTGCCATCCTGGACCAGGGCTGCCCGGCTGTATCTCGCGGCTGATACATGCACACTGCTGCCCCACGGTTCCAGGGGAAAATGACGCAGGTAGTAAGAAAACTGAGCAGGATGTTTTTACAGTGGCCGTGAACGCTTCACCGAATTCTGTCAGGCATTATGCTACAAGTGTACCCTGGAAACAACCCCATGAGGTGGGTATATCTGCATTTCACAGGTGGGGAAATGGCAGCTAGGCAAGATAGCTagctgctcaaggtcacagagccagtaaGTAGCATGCATACGCCCAAGGAATATGGCTCCAGAGTCAGCGCTCTTACCACCAcccccccttctccaggggcatgcTATTACATTATTACAACTATTACTGAATACCTTGGCCCCAAATGTCATGTCACTGGGCATGATGCCAGGAGGTGGCTCTGGAGATGCTGAAAATGTATTAACGAATCATACAGGAAGCACTATCGAAGCTGCTATGGTTGATGGGTGTGGGCGCTGAGGCTGacccccaggcctctctcctcccttctcaagCCCCAATGGTGGACTCtgaacaagagaagctgctgctctCAAGGACCAAGCAGGGGCCCTAGTGTCTGTCCTTAAGGAATTCTCCCTCAGTTCCCAGGGGCAGGAGACAAGAGCTGCATGCAACTGCCAGAGAGGCCAGGCCCCTGACCTGATGTCTATGCAAGTGAACAGAACCCTCTCAACAGGGGTTAGGAAATAATTATTCTGTGCAAGAAACCATCCCGTCACTGGGGCTAATCTGAGGTGGAAGGAACACCTGCAGAGAAGGCAAGGCTCCCTTTCAAGAAGCCCACAGGTTTAGGTAGAGACGGGTGCTCGACAGGGGCACCGGCGCCCACACTACTGGCTACGTACTTGAAGCAGCCATGGCAGCGCAGGATGTAGCTCCGGGCCTCGCGGATGAGCATGCCGTTCACGGCCAGCACGTGCAGCCCCATCTGCAGCAGGACATTCTGCAACCAACACGTTAACGGGGAACCAAACTCAGAGCAAAACCGACATTATCTTTAACACCTGCATAATCACAGTTAAGAGAACTTCACAAACCCTGGTCTGGCTTATGAAGGGCTTCTGCTCAAGAAAAGCAAGCATAGGATGCCTCTCAAGACGGGTAAACCAGGACAAGGACCCAGATTCTTCTGATACCAAGTGCGACTGACTGTGAGCGTTAATTAGCCAAGACCTCCCATGagtgatctctttttttttttaaagcaatctcTTTAACAGAGACATTCATTGTGTCAGAGCAAAATTATTCATTTCTGGGTTGGAAACCTCTATAGTCTCGAAATACTGAACACAGCACAGAACATTACACACactgaaagaaaagcaccaaCCGATTGTGAACGTCAGACGTTAGAAATGTAACGTACTATATACATTTTGTCAATATATTATGAATCCCCAACCTCCAAGCGAAATGGCAAATCACCAAAGAGCATAGGCAAAGTTCTAGAACCAGGAAAAGAAGCATTATGTAACAGTTCTGCACATCCCATCCCCAACCTCCGAGGGACCACTGTCCGTACAGGTATGACACTGAGCCCAGGCAGACAGATACCCACTCCACCCACCTGCATGGCAAAGTCTGTAGTCACACAGCCGACCCGCACGTCCTTGGGGACAGCACACTGCTTCATCTCCTGCTGGATCTGCTTGATGTTGCTGGGGGTTATCCACCCACCCCCGTCATCATCACTGTCTTGGTCCTGTCTTTCATCAAGTCCATtctcttcatcctcctcctcatTTGGAACATCCTCACCTCCATCCATCTGAAACATTAATAGAATTCAAACTCCCTGCCCATGGGTGCAGCTGGAAGATGCTAGTCTGTGGTCATCAGATCATAAGGCAGGGCCTTACCAGCAGCTCCTGCAGTTCACAATCAATGTTAGGCAAAGGATTTCTCCAGAACATGAAGGAACTGAACTCTAGGTCCTCAGGCTCACTGGCTGGGTGTCTGTGTTCTACTGTTTCTCGTGGGGGTTTAGGCTGAGATTAAAAGAACAGtaattttaaaacctgaaaacTGAGAGAGAGAGTTAAAGATGACATGATATACAATGTACAAGTCAGATCAGGCAGGACTGTACATATTGCAGCATCTCTCGGGATAAATTTGGTTCCCTGGAATTTGTGGAGATCTGACATGGAGCAGAAAAAAGCATGAAGAGCCCGGCCTGTCTCAGAAATTACCTTTGAGGGCAGATGGAAACCAGAAACGTGCAGAGGCGTTTCCGGGTGCTGAATCGATGAACTCActttaacctttaaaaagaaaaaggaacaagagACAGCACTAAGCAAAGAAATACAGGCTGAAAATTCAACATGgaagagtaattaaaaaaaaaaacaaacagaaaacaaaatacttcCCCCTGgttattgaaataaaaaagatttattcaatttttttaaagagtgagaaacataaaaatatatgtgaagaATTATTCAGGGAGTCCACTACCACCAAATAACCATTTTA is from Bos indicus isolate NIAB-ARS_2022 breed Sahiwal x Tharparkar chromosome 18, NIAB-ARS_B.indTharparkar_mat_pri_1.0, whole genome shotgun sequence and encodes:
- the NOB1 gene encoding RNA-binding protein NOB1 — translated: MGTKSKSGAPIISKEEERKRLSGARIGTERLAEAPRACAVWPRWANMAPVEHVVADAGAFLLDAALQDIGKNIYTIRNVISEIRDKATRRRLAVLPYELRFKEPFPEYVRLVTEFSKKTGDYPSLSATDIQVLALTYQLEAEFVGVSHLKQEPEKVKVSSSIQHPETPLHVSGFHLPSKPKPPRETVEHRHPASEPEDLEFSSFMFWRNPLPNIDCELQELLMDGGEDVPNEEEDEENGLDERQDQDSDDDGGGWITPSNIKQIQQEMKQCAVPKDVRVGCVTTDFAMQNVLLQMGLHVLAVNGMLIREARSYILRCHGCFKTTSDMSRVFCAHCGNKTLKKVSVTVSDDGTLHMHFSRNPKVLNPRGLRYSLPTPKGGKYAINPHLTEDQRFPQLRLSRKARQKTDVFAPDYVAGVSPFAENDISSRSATLQVRDSTLGAGRRRLNPNASRKKFVKKR